A single window of Pyrus communis chromosome 10, drPyrComm1.1, whole genome shotgun sequence DNA harbors:
- the LOC137746918 gene encoding uncharacterized protein, which yields MRERQESRGLGGKKRERVGRRTKDEELRKEGETEMEMGIDRTAYDEHVKFRDPITKHDTITGYLLKIAFLKIVFTPKFKLHRVKQTGPYEVATRWTMVMKFIPLPWRPELIFTGTSVMGINPENGKFCSHVVGPPLSNVIICIDLDFWDSIKKNDYFSLQGLLHVFKQLRIYKTPDLETPKYDILKRTANYEVCLLFLE from the exons atgagagagagacaggAATCGAGAGGTTTGGGAGGAAAAAAGAGGGAAAGGGTGGGACGAAGGACGAAGGACGAAGAACTAAGAAAAGAGGGAGAGACTGAGatggaaatg GGAATTGATCGGACGGCGTATGATGAGCATGTGAAGTTCAGGGACCCAATCACCAAGCATGACACTATAACTGGGTACTTGTTGAAAATAGCCTTCTTGAAGATTGTATTCACGCCCAAGTTCAAGTTGCACAGGGTCAAACAG ACAGGACCATATGAAGTCGCTACAAGGTGGACTATGGTTATGAAGTTCATCCCTCTACCCTGGAGACCAGAATTGATCTTCACTGGAACCTCTGTCATGGGCATCAACCCCGAGAACGGGAAGTTCTGCAGCCATGTGGTAGGACCTCCCCTGTCTAATGTcattatttgtattgatttg GACTTCTGGGATTCTATAAAGAAGAACGACTACTTTTCCTTACAAGGTTTGTTGCATGTATTCAAGCAG CTGAGGATTTACAAAACTCCAGACTTGGAAACACCCAAATATGATATACTAAAAAGAACTGCAAACTATGAAGTGTGTTTGCTTTTCCTCGAATGA